TCCACTGGCGATACAGTCCGCGGCGGTATGATTCAAGACCTTGCCGATCTGCTCAAGCGCGGCGTACGCGTGGCTTTGGTGTACGGCGACGCAGACTATCTTTGCAATTGGATGGGCGGTCAGGCTGTCGCCTTTGCGATCGCAGATGCGCTATCGAACTCAACCTCGCCAGCATCCGTCGATGCATCCGGTGCCAGTCAGGCGCTGACATATTCCGCCGGCTTCGCCAAAGCAGGCTACGCAGATATCGTGGTCAACGACACATACGTGGGCGGTGCCGTCCGTCAGTATGGGAACCTCAGCTTCTCCCGCATCTACGACGCCGGACACTTCATTCCTTACTACCAACCAGAAACCGCCTTCCAGGTTTTTGCCCGTGTTTTGTTTGGCAAAGATCTGTCTTTTGGCCAAGAAGTGGACCTGCAGACATTCGCTTCCAACGGCACAGCAAATTCGACATATGTCAACAAGATTCCTGATCCTCCCAAGCCGACGTGCTGGCTCCGCAGCTGGAACTCCTCTTGCGGCCAAGATGACATGGAAGCGATGAGTAACGGCCAGGGCGTCGTGGAGTTTGGCATCTTCTATCAGGATGCAGATGATGTAGTGAGACCGAGTAAAACGGTCGAAGCTGGTATTCCTGGCTCACCGATGAATACGCCATCGTTTAGTTCGGGTACGAAGGTGGATCAAGGCACAAGCAGTTCTTCGGTGGCGTTGACGGGCTTCTACACAGCTACTGGGACGCCGAAGCCAAAGAAGGGGGCAGCGGCGAAGATGGAATTGAGTCTCGGGTGTGGCATTACTGGGCTGGCATTGGTGATTGTGGGAATGATGTTATGACCTCGACCTCTGACAGGTTCGACAGCAAGGAGTTCCGGAAAAGTGCTTTTAGCGGGCTAGCATCTAGGATTTGTTTGCTCCACGACCATAATGACGGCCAATGTTCATTGGCCACCACACTGCGCATAGCAGACAATTCAGTCCGACCTCTTACATTCTCCAGAAGGATCCGACTTGCCTGACACCCAACCGACCTCGATCGAAATTGTCTAACACCGCGGACTCGGGTACTCCGCTTCCAAACCACCGACATACACAGTCTCATATGTCGAATCGCTCTCGTCCTGGAACCCACAAAGCGTACTCTGTCCACCTCGCGAGCAGTCATACCCTGCGCTTCCCTCCACGTAGGGGATCCTGGCCGTCCACGTCGTAGCAGCCTTGTAAATATTATGCTTGACGATCTCGAGCGTGAAGTCGGTGGCGCCTTTGTAGGAGCCTGGAACGATGCGAGTGTACCATCCTGTCCCTTCGCTATTGATGTAGCAGGGGGGTGGGTCGCAGCCTTCCCTGTTGCGATGGTATTAGCGCTGTAGCGGGCGGTTTCGTTCAGATTGATCTTACcaggcgatggagaggtcgAATGGCGCGTCTCCTCCCTGTTGAGGAGCTGCTCCGAGGTGTTTGACCGTGAAGGAGACGTTGTGGGACTCGCTTGGAATGCGAATGTCTTGAGCGGCGAAGTTCTCGATGTGGAAGGGTGGAGCTTGGGCAGTGGTGGTAGCGAAGAGGGATGCCACTATCGTGGCGAATGTCAAGCGATTCATGGTTGCGGAGAAAGATATAGAGACGTCGTTTGCTTTCTGTGCGTTTGGAAAGAGAATGTCGTTGTAGGTGATAATCACTCTTATGTATGTTAGGCGGATGGAGGTCTGAGCCTAGGGCGCAGTGATCCTTCTCTACGACCTAGGTCGGTTTATGTTACACAATTCCTCAGCTGCCGGCTTTGGCGTTGAGAGTGGATCGTTCCTTCCTCAGACCCACGTCAGGTGTATTAATAGCGATGCACTCTAAAGGTGATTGATCGAGAGCAAGGTGTTCGCAGAAACAGAACGGAGGAGTGATTGGGTCTTGTCCAGCGCACACGAGCATCCGAAGTGCGCTAACCCAGACGCAGAGACGTGAATGTGCATATCTGTTCCAATCTTTAGTGCTGAGCTATATACTATCCTCAGTCATTtgtcgtcctcctctgctcTCGTGTTCTTTTGCGCCCCGCCTTCCACAGCAGGTGCGTATTCATCTACTCGAAGATTAGAGTGAAGCTCTACATTCGGCGAGGGCGGTACGCAGTCGGTCCAAGCGGCTCAAACGACGAAGTAGTGTGGATGTCGCGGCTGGAAAGACCGACGTGGACATTGATCGTAGCCGGGTCGATGACCCAGTCCTGAGCAACACTGAAGAAGAAAGTATTGTCAGCATGGTGCAAATTTACGGTTCGATGGTACGGAGAGCACTTACACATCCCAGTAGGAGATATCTCTCCTCTGCAGCTCAAACTCGACCTCCTGGCTCTGGCCTGGCTCAAGGTAGACCTTCTCGAATCCACGGAGTACTTTTGGGGGAGTGGTAGCCTCGTTCTTGATCTGCGGCAGACCAAGGTAAAGCTGAGGAACGGTGGCACCGGCAAGGTCACCAGTGTTTGTCACCTTTACCGTGATCTTGTACAAAGTCTCCCAAAGACCTGGATTTCCACCAGGAACAATAGCAGCGGGAGCAGCAGTCGGAGCAATCTCGCCATCGACGATCTTCTCAACGCTTGCGTCCGCCACTTCGAATGTTGTGTATGATAGACCGAAGCCAAACTCGTACGCCACGGACTTGTTCTCGTAGTCGAAGTGGCGATAgtcgatgaggagacgcTCAGTGAAGTCTTGTTGCCAGGCATTGGGATCGGTGGTCTCGAGGAGCTCGGTGGAGTTGGTGATGTCCGCGAAAGCGtagtcttcctcctcgtgcGCGATGGTATAAGGAAGCTTGCCAGATGGGTTGACGTCTCCCCAGAGGATGTCACTGCGGAAGAGTTAGCTTTGAGTTGAAAAGGTAATGGGGCAGACCGAGACCTGCTGACACTGCCCGGGAGAAGGTCCCGGACCAGTGCAAGCCGTCTGCCCATCGAATTTCTTACACGATGCTATTTCCGACTTCTTGGCCAGGGAGATGAGCAGCAATGATGGCAGTGACGTTCTCGTTGTCAGCGAATGGGAGAACGTTGAGACCAGAAGAGTGAGTGATGACGATGGTGTTGGGGCAGCTGAGCGCGACAGTCTCGACAACTTCTGTACCATTCCAGTCAAATCTGAGAGTGGTACGGTCGTAGCCCTCGCTGGCCCACGTCTTGACACTGTAATAAATGACGGCTAAATTAGCGATAGCTCCAATGTGTAATCAGAATGAGGGCTAGCTAGCCTGAGAGGAGGTCTCGGATCGCTGCAGGCCTTCTGTCCTTCGAATCACTTACAAAACTAGGCAGACCTCTGGCTCGGGGTAGATCAGTCCAGAAGAGTCTGGCGTAAGTCCAACGAAGCCAGTGGGTCCCTGTTGCTGGCCGCCGATGATCTGGGTATTGTTAAGGAGGTACTGTACAAGGgcgtcctcgtcgacctTCGCCTTGATGGCATCGAGTGGTGGCACAACGTAGGTGAAACGACCGGTACCAGAGCCGCCTGCGGTGGGAAGGACCCCGTATTCGAATCCCGTGTTGCTGATAAGATTCGCAAAATACAGGCCATTGGTGATGTCGCCCGCGTCGTTGCCGTATACTGCAATGTTCTTCGGATTCTTTAGGGGCAGAGTCTTGTTCACATTCTTCAACAGAACAGTGCCGGCGGCACCAAGCTCGCGGATGAGCTCCTTGTGATTTGCACGCACATCGGTTGACTTTGGACCGTATGTGAAGTTGTATCTGTACGTAGACTGAGCTGCATGGATTGTTAGCAGAGATGCTGATCATCCTCGCGAAAGACGACGTACCCCATGTTTTCTGAAGACCGGGAGAGCTACCATCGACGTTCGGGAAGTTGACGTCCTGATTGAGATGGAAGTACGGAGCCATGACGCGATGTGCCATGTCGTCCAGACGGGTCAAGGCCAAGCTTCCGTTCTCGACGCTCGTGGTGAGATTTTTGCCCCAGAAACTTGGGACGGACTGCGAGAAGACCAATCCGCCAGGCATATTCATGTCCAGACCAGCGTCGGCGGCCTGGTGTCCGGCGTGAGTCGCCATCCAGTCGGAGACCACCCAGCCCTGAAACCCCATCTCCTCTTTCAGCACTCCGTTGAGGATCTTGGAGTTTTGGCAGCCATAGCTGCCGTTGACTGCGGTCGGAGAAGACATCAGCTCGCCGCGCACCGATTGAGATATTGACGCTACTCACGCCTCTGATAACTACACATGATTGAAGCAACGCCACTCTTGACTGCATTGGCGAAAGGCCAGTTGTAGAGTTCGTGTAAGGTGCGGTCGTCGATGTTTGCTGAAAGCGCTTCGATCGTCTGGTTGGTCTCTGGGTTTATGCTTGGATTGCGCTGTGTTTCTTGTTCGTTGCCAACGTAATCTGTAAAACATCAGGACATGGGCATACACAGTGTCTGGGGACAAAGTACATACGCTTTGCGCAAGCCTGGACTCCAGCGTCTTGATGACCTTCGATGGTTTCTGACATGAAGACACCAGTGAGGTACGGTTCGGGTGAGAATCCCTGAGATGACAAGTTAGGTCGGTTCAACCCAGAGCAGACGAAAAGCGTGAAATACCTCCCAATTGCGTCCAGCGTATCCAGATCTGCCAAGAGGACCAGCAACCGGGCCGAGAACAACATGGGCGCCTTTGGCCTTGTACTCGGCTCCGAGCTGGTATCCTCTCTTATACGCAAGCTTCCTGTCCCAAGCCGCGGCTACACTGATACCTGCTGGGAAGACCGAGGCATAGTCTGCTTGACGAAGTGAGAGAGGACCGTCTTGAAGACAAAGACCGGTGAAGTTGAGTCGTGGAATCGGTGCTGCATCAAGTCAGCTCTTCAGCTCTCCATAATCCGGTTGGTGCATGCGTACCAATGTTGCCTACGCAAGGTCCTTCAGTACCAGTGACCAGGAGTGACTTCTCATCAGTAGTCAACTGCGAGACCCAAGCCTTTGCCTTCTCAAGGGCAATCTCCCACCCAGCGCCCGACATTTGAGCTGGTCAAAAGTTAGTTCTCTATGCCTTCGTGATTCGCAGGCCGATGGGCTTACGCGAGGGGTAGACCGGCGGGCTGGTCTCATAGTCGGCATGATTCCAAGCTGGACCAGCTTCTGTGAGAGGATCTTGTCCATTGACTGGAGCCAGACACATGAGCAGTGTAGCTGCTACGCGCAGCTTTTCTGTTGAACGACCCATGGCGAATGTCTTTTCGAAACCACCAGATGAGCACTTGCAAGTCTGTCAAGAACAGATGTGGTGAACAAGAAGGGCGAGCGCCCCTCCATATAGTACCCATTGGTGGGTCGTTGGATGCGTGGGTAGCATTGCAATCCACATGATCGATCACCCAATGTCACTAGTACGATGTCAATGCCGTCCAAGCCCAGTGCAGCTCGTTGGTCCTCGTGTGCGGCACGACGCACGGTGGACAGAACTTCCTGAGTCTGCAGTCCATAGCAACAGTGACTTCATCCGCAGTAGCGAGGATGCCGCTGTGTGAACTGAGGTCAATAAGCTTTCGGCAAGAGTAGCGTCGTGCAAACCATCAAGCGGAGATCGAGAAAACCATGGCAGCGACCAGGAGCCTTGTGCGGACGCAAGTGGCACAGTGGATCCGAATGCCTTGGATCCTCCGCGTAGCGCGTAGCGCGTAGCGTGACCACGAGGTCTTTATACCCGTCGACGGGGTACATGTTGAGAGAGGACACAGTGGCTTCTTGTTCGGTGGCATGTAGCTGTTCTCGATATTGCATCGGTGCTCAGATCGCTGACATATAGTGACCAGTCTTTGACGTCCAGAAGGCCAGTCCTGAGTTCTGAGTGAACTCGCCAGCCTTTGGGATGCTTGAAGAGGTCGGCTCGGGACAATGGAGTTCGTGGCATGCTGTCCTTGTCCTTCCCCGCTCGCGCGGTGGATATTCTCCGGTCTTTCTCCATTCACCAAGCATAGAAGCCCCAGTGCCCCACCACCGACAGGCTGCGCCCGATATTCTGCCATGCCCGCTGCTAAAGAGTGTGGCGGTCAGCGGTGTCGGGATGGAGGCATGATTTGTTGCTGGTCAGCCGGTTGTCGTACGAGATGCTTTCGCCACATTCAGACCTGGCCAGAAGTTTGGAAGAAGTCCTTCGATGATAAATCTCACGACATTGTGGAATAATGTCGGTCGCCGTGAGATGCCGGCGACGGATTGAAGAGCCCTCTTATGGCTGTACTTGTATCCACTTGGGGCAGAGCGCGATCTCTGGAGAACCCCGCAAAGACCATGTGGCTCGCATCGCGGCAAGAAGCCCAGCGATGTTGCTGCACTACCACGGGCCGGAAACTCATGGCCATGGAGCGGAAAGGTTACCGCTCGCTCGCATGCATGCTGTGGAGTGCAGTCTCAGCCCGTCTGCATTTTTGTACTCGCACTCGAGTGATGAGCCGAAGCGGTGAGCGGGTATTGCCGGTCTAGCCCTCTGATTCATTGGAGTCTGATATTTGGGCAAGCTTTCACTAGTGTTGGTGGAACAGACATCTGACTTAGTTGGATAACATGAATGTTGAATTTGAAATTAGTTACGTAGCTGCTGCAAAGGCTCTCCTATGCTTGTAATGAGACGTCCGTGTCAGTCAGCGCCGCTCGTGGGCGTGTCTGCGCTCAAGGAGAGCCTTGAATTCTGAAACCTCGTTAGCTCTTGTTCCGCAGGCAAAGTGAGGACAATGCAGCGAGGAATGAAGAAGACATGTCAGTATAGAAGGCCCTGTCAGGGGCCGCTTCAGCAATGCAGTCTTTTGACTGCTAAGTCGACCGTCGTGATATATTAAATCATCATTGTAGTGTGCAGATGAACAGACAGGAAGGAGTAGGAAGTTGCGCTTACCAGTGCGTGAAATTGATGGGGTCGGCTCAGTCTGTTCCGCCAAGTCAGCAAGAGCTCTTTCTGTTATCTCGGCGACAGGAGGTGCGGCGGCGAGTGCGAGATCAGGCATGTGCAACGTTATCGTCTGCGCCGCCTGTCACAGCGGCTTGGACATATGCTTGTCATTGTTGTTTTGGATCATCATGTGAAGGCCGCCGCATGGTGGACTGTCGTTGCAGCTTACCAGGAATGTGAGCATCATCCGTGTCAAGAAGACCAATGTATGATGAAAGTCCAGAGGATATGTCGAAGAGATGTCTGTGCATGCCAATTAGCCGAACGTCGAAAGGGGAATATCAAATGTTGTTGCTGCAAGAGGGATGAAGATCAGATAGGCATGAATGGTATTAAAAAGATTGTGTCAGCATCGGCAAGGCCGGATAAGACTCGTCATCTAAAGGGTTCATCATAGGAGAGGGCGTCGAAGGGAGAAGACGGACCAACTTACCAGAAGAAACAGAGCAGCTCCGGGAGCGATGGACCGATGGACGGGACAGATGGACGATACTACACCTGAGCTGATTGTTAGCTTCGGAGCTCTTCTCGCTCTCATGTTGAATGTGATGAGGGAAGTGTCAAAGATCAGTGGACGAGGTTTTCTAGGCCTGTCACAAAATGGCATATCTGCTCAAGTGTTGATCGGAGCCCAGTGCCAATTCATCATTTGATGGTGCGGTATCATGGAGGGTGTGTCTTACCTTTCGAGTGAGCTTTCCACTTCAGATTACATCGACCGCAAATGCGTGTCATCGGCCTGAATCTGAGCCATCGTGCCAGCAACATTGTGCGCGTGTATGGCACAGACCATCTTTCGACTAGCTGCAGCCAAACCAGTATATCTTCGCACTTTCGCGCCGAGCCATCTCTTTCAGGACGATTGTTCATCTTGTGATCCGAggcggcggcagcgagcTCAACTCGGATGTCACGGTGACTACGGTGGGCATGGTATGCAAAGGCATTGATGGAAGTCTGGAACAGAGCGAGTCAGTACATGTGATTGATTGTCTTTGCTCAGAGAGATGGTGAAGAAGTTTCGGTGATCAGGCGTATAAAAGCCAATGTTCTCGCCATCGGCCGAAGCCTCGGCCGGTAATTCCATTGTGTTTTGAGTTGTTCATcattcgaagaagaaggtgagGAAGATGGAAAGTACTCACATCCAATGCTCACGGAGCCTTCAATCGTCTGTTGAAGTGTCGAAGGCTCCCAGCAGCCCAGGAACGAGGACTTGACGTGTGATCATGCCTGCTGGTACTCATCAGTATATGAACAAGAAGTGAAGTCGTTGCTGAAGAGAAGTGGTTGCGATAGCTCAGACTGACGTAGCAAGTAAGTTTCACGCCTCCGAAGAGGTCAAAGACTCTAGTTTGCGGTTTTGCGGTGTATCATCAGAgcagggtggaggagaaaaGTTGAACTTACCACTCTTTTGGGTGCAACTTCGCGTGCTGGCCGGCATCACATTGTCGATGGGCACTCGGAGTTGCAATGTTGAACCAGAAGAAGAAAAGTTGaaggacgaattcgagaAGAGGTTTCAAGAGAGCTTGGGCCCGCTGGCAAAGTAGCGTGGCTTGGCATGGTCtctgcctgaggcaggaTTTCAACAGAACCTCCTCTTGCTTTTGCACCCTCAACACTTCTTGCCATTACTCGAACCATAACATCGGCGAATCTCGAAGGCTGAACGTACTCGAAGGCGGAACGGACTCTTGCTTGGATCGCAAAATCGAGACACTTGGCCCTACCGCCGTCATGCTGTTGATCGTTGAGGTCATGGCCGCTCGAGCAATCACTGGCTAGCTAAGGAGCAACATGGGCAGTGGGCACGCTGTCCAGTCCAGACAAGAGGAACTAACCTGAAATGTATCCTGTATTGCAGACACGGCATGATTTATTTGGCATCTCCAAAAATCGGGAGCGGAGAGCCGTTCGAGTTCATCCCGATATGTCATGCATGCATGCCTTCGACTCCACACTTACCAGGACTTCTTCAAATATAGGTAATAAGTATTGCTGGACAAAGCTAATAcatagccttcttcttcgttgtCTCTTCAACGGTCATCATCCTATACCCAGCCTCAGTGCTCTCGACTTCTTTCCGATCAAACCATGGCAGATCCACGGACAGGCAGCAGGTGGATCCTCGGCGACAAGTTTGATCAAGTCTACCCGCATCTCGGCTCCATCGACAATCTGTGGCTCAAGAAGTGGAAGTTCCCTTGTGAACGCAGCTTGTATCCATTCCATGATGGCAAATACGAGGATTTTGCTCCAATCTTCGAAACACTCATTCAGAAAGGTATCCATGATGGGTACAGTGACGAGTACACGCGAGAGTTCATACCAGCTTGTGAAGCGCTGGTGGCGAGCGCGGAATCCAAAGCGGCGAGTGACGACACAGCCGCGGCCATAGAGCTGTACTTGCGAGCGTGCGCTGTCTACCGCATTGCTCGATTCCCGTATATCAACTCCGGGATCAAAACGCAAGCGTACGTGGCGCAGAAGAAAGCTTACATCAAAGCGGCAGGCTTGTTCGACTGCCCGATTGTCGACGTCGAAATACCGCATACGGCTGGTACCGCAGAGGACGAAGGCAAGACGATCCCTCTCTACATTCGCCTGCCGAAGCCAGCTTCGAAAGAATGTCCCGTCCCAACGGTGCTGCTCATGTGCGGACTAGATGGTCACAGGCCGGACAATACTGTTCGCTGCGACGAGTTCCTCGCTCGTGGCTGGGCGAGTGTTGTGGTTGGTGAGTGATATAAGAGCAAGCAGTCTTCAAGACCTGACCACTCTGCTACAGACATTCCCGGAACAGCCGACTGTCCGGCAGACCGTAGCGATCCCGAATCTGCCGACCGACTGTGGACCTCAATTCTAGACTGGATGCAAGCACAGCAGCATTTCGACATGAAGAAGGTCATCTGTTGGGGCCTGTCGGCCGGGGGCTACAACGCCATCCGCGCAGCGCACACTCATGCATCTCGCCTCCGAGGAGCCGTTGGACAAGGTGCTGGTACGCACCACTTCTTCTCACGGGCGTGGTTGGAGAAAGCCAAGGACCACGAATACCCTTGGACTGCCTTACCAGCTCTCAAGGAGAAATTCGGATATGCCACCGAGGAAGATTTCCTCGATCAAGCCCAGCAGAAGTGGAGTCTCATTGAAACCGGAATTGCAGATCTGCCGAGTTGCAGACTTCTGCTGGTCAATGGTACTCATGATGGATTGATGCCGATCGAGGACAGCATGATCATGATGGAGTATGGCACGCCGAAGGAGGCGCGGTTTTTCACCGGCATGTTGCATATGGGATACCCGCCGGCTAATGGAGCTGTGTATCCGTGGATGGAGCAGGTTATGAATGGACTGTAAGGCGACTTGCTTCTGGCACTTACGTGGCCTCGACCGACGACATCATGAAACTACCCGTTGGAGAAATAATGTAGGCTAACATTCGAGGCAAATCTTGCCCTGCTTCGACAGTGCTTATTTACTTTGACCGTCCACCCCGAGTCAGGCGAGCATGCTGAGAACGGCAACCGCCAGGGCCAAATGAGGCACTCTTACAGTACTGATGTGACAGAAGCTTGCTTGAGTGTCAGACCGAACCATCCTGCAGGGCACAAGCAACCTCATTGCGCGCAGCGCAATATAAAGTTGCAGGTGGTTAGCTAAAAACTAGTTTGGCCGCTACTCGCGTCTGATTGGTCGCTCAAATTTACAAGTGGCTTGGCGCTGCATTCACGCGTACACTGTATACCGCCGGGCGTATCTTACTTTTACACAAgcagcaacggcagggtcAGAACGTCAGGGTTACCCTACGAGATTCCGTTCAATGTCCCGTTCAATGTCCCGTTCAATGTCCCGTTTAATACTGTGCTCAAATCTATTTAAATTAGTCCCCGAGTCGAGGGATTTGGCGCTGGGGGCAGCCTATTCGGATTCCAAAATACGTATCTCCCTCGTCAATATCGTGGCCCTAAGGGGCCAAACAACCAGGGCTGGCCTGATAAGGTGATTCGAAATTGGAAGATTCTGCGTTCAGACCAGGATCGGCCTCAGCCCTTGCGCTCGAGTCCGGACAAGCTGAAATACCGATTCGCGCCCGCGTCGACCGCCCGAAAAGCATCGCAAAGACTGGAACGATAGTATCGCAGGCTCGATGGAACCATCACCCGATTCAGCATCGCTCGCACAGCTACGCCGTCTTAGGCGAAGCATGCTGACCATTGCATGGACACGACTAGATCGCGGCGAGCCCTCTCGTCGACTGGCAGGGTCGCCATCGAACATCGATTGTATCTTGTCACGAAACAGGCGTCGCCTTGATTACTCACTCAAGTTTGACAGCAGACGAAGTGCAAGGCTAACCCTCTGGGATTGGATTTGAACTCTCTTTGCGAGCGAGCTTTCCTGCCAGGGTATCCCTTCGATGAAACTGCGGGATCATACTAGCTACGTCTTCACGAGGCAAGCCGATCCGTCCGCCCCAAAAGCAGTCGCCTGACCATGGTCAATGCTCCCAACCACGGCGTGGTATCCTTTCCAATGATTCGCAACGGATGCCCACGCAGGGCAGCCAATTTTCTCGTGCTCGCGAGACTTCGTAGATTCTACCTGCAAAGCCTGAAACGATTTTCGTGCTTTTGCGCTTTTCTGCCTCTCACGCGCTTGAAAAGGGCCCGAAGGAACATTCGCTGCGAGATGCTACTTGCAAGCACACGTCCACACGACAAACGAGCCCAAGTGAGATTAGATGTTGGCTTCCACCCTGTTCAGGACCCACATCACCGGCCACCCCTGCTCGACGGCGGCTTTGGCTGCGTACCCACCGATGAACAATGGACAACCAGACCGTCGCCATGCTGAACTTCAAGAAGTCTTCACACTTTTCCTTCGTCTCCGCAGCACATTTGCGCCATCAACCTTGATCACGGAGAGCATCGCATTTGGATTCCGCACCACAGCCAAAGCCATTTGTGTGTATAGGGGTGACTTGGACCCCACTGGGCGCGCGGATCACGAGTACATCCAGCCTTGACCCTCATCATGGTATTGCGGACATTGGGGTGGCTCACGCTGGGTCTTCTCAGATTGGTAGCTGCTTCCCATGGTGCACATTCCGAGGCGGCAACGCAATACGAATACATTGTGGTCGGCAGTGGCGCCGGTGGCGGGACTCTGGCTTCACGCCTCGCGCGCGAAGGTCACAGCACTCTTCTGATCGAGGCCGGCGATGATCAGTCAAGTAATGACAACACGACGATTCCACTCTTCCAGTACGCAACTGCAAAGACTGCACAAATTCCAAGCCCAATGCTGACATTTCTTCAGATCCCTTGTCACGGGCGATCCAGAAGTATGATCATGCGAGGATGGCTGGGCGACTCGGGACTGACAGGGTGTACAGATACAATGGGACTTTTTCGTCAACCACTACCAAGATCAGTCTCGCGCGGCACGAGATCCAAAGTACACGAAGGGCAAAGGATGTCTCTACCCTCGTGCGCAAATCGTTGGTGGATGCGTCACGCACAACGCATTGATCTTCATCAGGGCACACGATTCTGATTGGGACGGCATTGCGCGTATCACTGGAGACTCCTCCTGGTCGGCCAGAAACATGGACAAATATCTCGACAAAGTCTACGAATGGCAGCCCGTGAACCCGACTGACCCGAGCATCTTGGTCCGTGATACTCAACTTGTGCGCCATCTGGTAGCTGGAGCCGCTGTGATCAGCCCATCTCTTTTTCGTTCTATCATTCCTCAGGGTCTCTCTTCCCTTCTTGGTCTCGATCGCTTGAATCCCATTGTTGAGATTTCAAACGCTCTGCTCGGCGATGCGAACGCCCGCACACGAAACCGTGATAGCACTACTGGGTTATATCCCATTCCCTTAACCGCCGAAGGAGGTGCTCGTAAGAGCATTCGCGAGCACATCAAGGATACCATCGCCCAAGGATATCCCCTCACCCTCAAGACCAACACTTTCGTCACCAAGGTGCTGTTCGATGAATCAGGGAA
This is a stretch of genomic DNA from Zymoseptoria tritici IPO323 chromosome 3, whole genome shotgun sequence. It encodes these proteins:
- the MgBGL10 gene encoding putative beta-glucosidase (Beta-Glucosidase (Glycosyl Hydrolase Family 3) (Avenicinase-like)), whose translation is MCLAPVNGQDPLTEAGPAWNHADYETSPPVYPSPQMSGAGWEIALEKAKAWVSQLTTDEKSLLVTGTEGPCVGNIAPIPRLNFTGLCLQDGPLSLRQADYASVFPAGISVAAAWDRKLAYKRGYQLGAEYKAKGAHVVLGPVAGPLGRSGYAGRNWEGFSPEPYLTGVFMSETIEGHQDAGVQACAKHYVGNEQETQRNPSINPETNQTIEALSANIDDRTLHELYNWPFANAVKSGVASIMCSYQRLNGSYGCQNSKILNGVLKEEMGFQGWVVSDWMATHAGHQAADAGLDMNMPGGLVFSQSVPSFWGKNLTTSVENGSLALTRLDDMAHRVMAPYFHLNQDVNFPNVDGSSPGLQKTWGTYNFTYGPKSTDVRANHKELIRELGAAGTVLLKNVNKTLPLKNPKNIAVYGNDAGDITNGLYFANLISNTGFEYGVLPTAGGSGTGRFTYVVPPLDAIKAKVDEDALVQYLLNNTQIIGGQQQGPTGFVGLTPDSSGLIYPEPEVCLVFVKTWASEGYDRTTLRFDWNGTEVVETVALSCPNTIVITHSSGLNVLPFADNENVTAIIAAHLPGQEVGNSIVDILWGDVNPSGKLPYTIAHEEEDYAFADITNSTELLETTDPNAWQQDFTERLLIDYRHFDYENKSVAYEFGFGLSYTTFEVADASVEKIVDGEIAPTAAPAAIVPGGNPGLWETLYKITVKVTNTGDLAGATVPQLYLGLPQIKNEATTPPKVLRGFEKVYLEPGQSQEVEFELQRRDISYWDVVAQDWVIDPATINVHVGLSSRDIHTTSSFEPLGPTAYRPRRM